CGGCAGGAGTTGCAGCCGCATGGTCGCCCACGCGTCGGGGGATACGTTCGCGAGCTTAGTCGCGTCAACGGTAGCGTGGTCTGTCGCGTCGAATGCCACGGAAATGGCCCAGTCCAACCGGGCGGCCTCCGCCAGCGCGGGATGGTCGCGCCAGGGCTGCGTGGCAGCAAGGAAGGTCGCCAGTCCTTCTCCATGCCAGCGGATATTGAAGTGCTTGGAGGGGTGCGCGGCGACGTAGTCGTCCAGCAAATCCGCAAAGCGGCGGCCCGCGAGCAGCGACAAGCCTGGAAACTCCGTCGCCAGTGCCTCGCGCAGGCGAATGCGATAGCCGTGTTGGTAGACAGCCAGTCGGCAGGCCTCATCAGCCATCGCATCGCCGCGCAACAGGGCCAGATTCGGCGTCGCCGGCGAACGCAAGGCTTCGGCGAGCTGCAACTGCATGGCGCGAAGGTCGCTCACGCGGCCTCCTGCAGCAGCGCATTGGCGAGGGCGCGGGCGTGGTCCAGTTCCGCGCGCAGTTCAGCAAGCGGGGGAATATGGTCGTCACGCTCGATCATGGTGGATACATGGCCGAAGCGGCGCACGGCTTCCACATAGAGATTCCACACGGCATCGACTACGGGAGCGTCGTGCGTATCGATCAGCAGGTTGCCGCCCTGTTCGTGACCGGCGAGATGGAACTGCTGCACGCGCGCGGCTGGCAGGCCATCGAGGTAATCCAGTGACGAAAAGCCATGATTGTGTGCGCTTACGTGCACATTGTTGATATCAAGCAGGATCAGGCAGTCAGCCCGTTCGGCGACCGCTGCCAGGAACTCCCATTCGGTCAGCTGCGACTGCGCGAAGCGGATATAGCTCGATACGTTTTCCAGAAGGATGCGGCGACCGAGCCGATCCTGCACGCGTCGCACGCGATCCACCACGTGGACCAGTGCTTCCTCGGTATATGGCAGCGGCATCAGGTCGTGCAGGTTCACGCCATTCACGCCGGTCCAGCACAGATGATCGGAGATCCATGCGGGTTGTACGTGGCGGGCTAGTGCAGCGAGCTGGTCCAGATACGCCATGTTGAGCGGATCGGTGCCGCCGATGGACAGTGACACGCCATGCATCACCAGTGGGAAACGCTCACGGAAACGTTCCAGCCAGCGCAGCGGACGGCCGCCCGGTACCAGGTAGTTTTCGGAGACGATCTCCAGCCATTCCACATGGCCCGGTTCGTCGAGCAGCGCTTCATAGTGATCGACGCGCAGACCCAGGCCGAAGCCGAGATACGGTAAATCGCGAGAGGGTTGCTTGATGGTTTTCATGGCAAGGGATGGCGGGGCTTCCACACGGCGCGAAAGCCCCGCCTGCAGGTCTTATGCCTGCTTGACCGCAGCCTGAGCCGCGTCGCAATCGGACTGGCTCTTCTGCATGGTGAAGCCCTGGCCCTTGCACGCGTTCTGGCCCTTGCAGGCATTGGTGGCTTGCTTGCAGGCGCCGTGGCCCTTGCAGGACGACGAGTTCACGCACTTCACGCTGGCGGTGTCAGCAGCATTGCTGCCTGCGGTCTTCTCGGCTGCGGAGGCGGACATCGTGGAGGCGGCGAACAGGCCGGCAACCATCATCGCCATGGCGGCACCGTTGAGCTTGTTGGTCTTCATGGAAAACTCCTGTCAGGTGGTGATGGCCGCCACGTGGCGGCACAGGTAACGAACGTCGGGACAGACACGGGGGTGCGGCCGGTATCGACGTGTCCATTCTCGGCAGGCAAAGGCAGCACGGCTGTCCCCGTGCGTCCCCGATTTGTGCCCGATCGTCCGGCGATGCCGCACCTCGCTACAGACCGGACGGCGGGCAAGAAAGGGTGGACGAACAGACATGGCGGCGGGAGGACGGGGCTTACATCATCCCTGCACCTTTCCTCCACGGACATGCCGTCATGCGTCAGTTCATTGCCGACAAGGCATCGCGATTGCTCGAACAACTCCATCGTGTCGAGTGGGTCGGGCCGCTGGTGGTACGCCTAGTGTTTGGCTATTTCTGGCTGGAGACCGGCATCGCCAAGGTGCATAACCTCGACGGCTTTACCCAGCGCTTTGTCGGTTGGGGCGTTCCATTTCCCGCATTCAGCGCAGGGTTGTCGGCATGGACGGAACTGGTCGGCGGCCTGCTGATCATGCTCGGCCTGTTCACGCGGCTGGTGTGCATTCCCATGCTGATCAACATGGCGGTGGCGGTGACTCTGGTCGTGTCGGCCAACCTCATGAGTTTCGACGACTACGTGGAAGCTGACGAGATCGTCTACAGCCTGATCTTCTTCTGGCTACTCATCAGCGGCCCGGGTAAGGCCAGCCTCGACACATGGGTGGCGCGGGTGCTGGGCATCCGCACGGCGTCGGGAAACGCCTCGATACCTCGCCTCTCCCTGTACACCGCAGCCGATTGATCGTCTTACGCAGGAGTCGCCTTGTCATGAAAACAAACACACTACGTTTGAGCTTTGCTGCACTTGGGTGGTTGCTGGTGGGTTCTGCCGCCGCTGCAGAAGTGCCGTTCAATCAGGCGCAATATGCGCAGGCCGTGGCCACCGGCAAGCCGGTGGTCGTCTATCTGCATGCCGACTGGTGCCCCACCTGCCGTGCGCAGCAGCCCATCGTCGACCGCCTCTCGAAAGAGGCAAGCCTGAAGGACGTGACCATCTTCGTCGCTGACTTCGACAAGGAAACGGCGCTGGAGAAATCCCTCAAGGTGTCGCAGCAGTCCACCTTTGTGGTGTTCAAGCAGGGTCGCGAAGTGGCCCGCTCAACCGGACAAACCTCGGAAACCGCCATTCGCGCCGTGCTGGAGCAAGCCCTCTGATGGACTTCGGTGTCGGCACCTATGCGCTGGGTTTCCTCGCTGGCATGGCTACGTTGCTCTCGCCGTGCGTGTTGCCCATTCTTCCCATCCTGATAGCGTCGGCGTTGTCGCGGCACTGGTGGGGCGGGGCCATGCTCGCGCTGGGGTTGGCGCTGTCGTTCGCATTCACGGGCACGTTCATTGCCACGGTGGGCGCCTCCATCGGGCTCGATGCCGGCACCCTGCGCATCGTCGCTGCATCACTGATGCTGTTGTTCGGCGCGGTGATGTTGTTGCCGCCATTGCAGCGCGCTTTCGCGCGTTTCACGGCGCAGTTGGGCAACAAAGGTCAGCAGGCGCTGGGTTCGGTACGTGGCGAAGGTGGCTTCAGTCAGTTCCTGATCGGCCTGTTGCTGGGACTGGTCTGGAGCCCTTGCGTGGGGCCGACGCTAGGCGCCGCAACCACGCTGGCGGCGCAAGGCCGGAATCTGACGCAGATCGCCCTGCTGATGCTCGTGTTCGGCCTGGGCGCAGGGCTGCCGTTATTGGTGCTGAGCACCGTGTCTGGTGCGGCCGTGACGCGCATGCGCGGTGCGTTGATGTCGATCGGCGGTGTGGCCAAGTCGATGCTGGGGGCGTGTTTCGTGCTGATCGGTCTGATGGTGCTTACCGGCCTGGATCGTCGCTTTGAAGCCTTGGTGCTCTCCATCAGCCCGGACTGGCTGACACGGTTGACGACGTCGCTGTAAGAGCCTCTGGGTAGAGCCAGCTTCGTGCTTATTTGATCGAGCTGAGTAGCGCGGAAAGCCCAAGCCACAACAATTGCATGCCGATGCAGAACGTGACGAGCGCAAACAAGCGCATCACGATCTTGGTGCCCGCCGTGCCTAACCAGCGCTCCAGCGATCCGGCAAAACGCATGCACACATAGATGCTGGCGCTGAGCACCATGAGTGCCGCGACTACGCCCAGGAAATGTCCCGATGCAAGGCCTGTGCTAGGCGAACTGGTGCCCAGTGCAATCGCCACCGAAATGGAGCCGGGACCCACCATCAGCGGTAGCGTCAACGGATAGAACGCCTTGGCGTCCAGCGATGCGCCCGGGCTTGGCTTCTTGATGTCCTGCGTTTTTTCGTTGCTGTCGTCCTCGTCGGGCTTCTGCAACAGGTTCCAACCCGCCACCGCGATGATCAAGCCGCCGGCGACCCGCAGCACCGGAATGGAGATGCCGAAGAAGGTCAGCACGTAGGCGCCCATCAGCAGCGACACGAGCAGGATGGCGAAGCTGTTGACGGTGATGCGCCACGCCAGGTCCGTGCGCTCTGCGGGCGTGCTGTGGGGAATCATGCTCAGCACGATAAAGGCCGAGCCGATGGGATTGATGATGGGGAACAGGCCCGTGATGAGCAGCAGGGCGGTCTGGATGAAGTCCTTCAGCATGGTTCGCTGCTCCCGGGTATCTGGCGGCGATGGATGGGTGGTGCGCGTACATCGCAGCACGGACGGCTTGCCCGGGCAAGGTTATACCGGGCGGCAGCAACGTAGCACGGAGTGTGCGAGGTGACGCTGGTTCAAACGGCCGTCGGGGCGTCATCCTCCACCGCGAAATGGTGAAGGATGCCACCAAGGCTGCGTAGGTCCTGGCTATTGTGGCGCGCCACGCGATGCAGCGGCCCTGCCGAGCCGCCACGCAGGAAGCCCAGCCAGGCGGCCGGCGCTTCGGAACCGGGCAGGTCGTCTTCCCGCACCACCTGTAACAGTTGCCGTTCGGCGGTGGCGAGGCGGCAGTTTTCCCAGGCAGCACGCCAGCGCCGCCGTACCGGGTGCAACAGATCGATATGCGCCAGGCCCTCCAGCGGGCAGGCGCGCTGAAGCAACCGAAAACGTGTCTTGAGCAGCGGCGTGTCGTACGACTTGCCGTTGTAACTGACTAGTACCGCATCCGGGTGCAGCCACGATGCGAAGCAGTCGAGCATGGCCGCTTCGCCGGCCAGCGTGGTGATCAGTAGCTGACGTTCGCGAAAAGCGCCTTCGTGCCAGTCGCCCACGCCGATCATGAAAGCACGCGTGCCCGTGCCGCCGGCCAGGCCGGTGGTTTCGGTGTCGAACAGGAACAGGCGTTCGGGTGCAATCACGTCATCGACTCGGGCGAAGTCGGCATGGAACGTGGGTGGCGTCGGCGGCCATGCACTACGCGTCTCGCATAGCTGCAGGCCGGGTGCAATCGTTTCGCCCGGCAGCGAGGCTGGATCTGTGACCACGTTGCGTCGTGGTTTGCCTTGCGCGCGCTGGCGGATGCCGAGCAACTGGCGGATGTTGTCGGGCAGCGCGGGTCGCGGCTGTGTGGGTACTGGTGTGGGCGCGGGTGGCGTTACACCTGCCTGACGGCGCAGCCCGCGCAGTTTGTCGGCCAGCGCGCTCATAGCGCGACGATCAGGTCGAGCACGCGCGTGGCTAGCGATTTCAACGAGCGTTCGTTCTGCTCGTCCACGGCCAGCACCGGTCCGACGCAGGCGGGGCAGCCTGCGCGGCAGTCGCAGCGATGCACCAGCTCGCGCGCGAGGCGTACGAGGTCTTCGCGTCGCTCGAACAGCGGTGCGCTCAGGCCGACGCCGCCGGGGAAGGCATCGTAGAGATAGAGCGTGGGGATGAAGGGCCCCAACGTCGACGGCTCGCTTTCGCCAAAGCCGGAGCGGATCTGCGCACGGCCATTCGCATCGGGCGTGGCGAACCAGGCGCCGTCGCCACTGCCCACGGCCTTCTGCAGGTCGCGTGCCTCGGCCATCACCGCGACCGTCGCCACAATATGCAGCGCGTGCGCCGCTGCGAGGAAACCGTCCAGCGCCTCCTGCCGGTGGTCGAACGCCTGTTCCAGCGCACGTTGCGGCAACTGCCACCACACGGCGGTGGTGTGCAATTCCAGATCGGGAAGATTCACCGGGCCGTAGCCGATGTTCTCGTGCGTGTAGTAACGGATCTTCTTGTAGCCCGCCACACGACGCGCGACGTGCACCTCGCCATGGTGCGCGCTGCCTGCGCCCGCCGGCGAGCCGTCGAAGGCTTCCAGTACCTTGAGCTTGGTGTAGTCGATGGCGTCGGTGTAGTAGTCGACGTGGGTGCGCGTGACGAAAGCCTTGCGGCCGCTCCAATCAAGCCGATCCACCTGATACGGCACGGACTGGATCATGTGGATGGCACCCTCATACAGCGTCAGCGAGGCCGCGCTGAAATCCACCTCCGCCACGATGGTCTGGCGACCGTTGGTACGATCCACCACGACGAAGTTGCCGTCCGCCACCGAGCGCAGCGACACGGCGTTAGCGGGGTAGCTGTCGGCGATCCACTCGAAGCGTTCGCCTTCCTGATGCAGCACGCCTTCTTCCGTGAGCACGTGTAGCCATGGCGTAGCGTCCTGCGGGCCAAACAGTTCACCGTCCTTGAAGGGCAGCTCAAAGGCGGCGCAGCGGATATGGTCCAGCAGGATCAGCGGCTGGTCGGCCGCGATGCGCGCATGTTCCGGCGTCGCACCCTGAAAGAATTCCGGGTGGCGCACCAGGTACTGGTCCAGCGGATCGCTGCTGGCGACCAGCACGCCCAGCGATGCCTGCTGGCGGCGGCCCGCGCGGCCAAAGCGCTGCCAGGTAGCCGCCACGCTGCCGGGATAGCCGTTGAGCACCACCACGTCGAGTGCGCCGATATCCACGCCCAGTTCCAAAGCGGATGTGCTGACGATGCCGTCCACCTGTCCCGCGCGCATCTCACGTTCCGCCGCGCGCCGCTCGGTCGGCAGGTAGCCGCCGCGATACGCGCGGATGCGCGGCGGCTTGCGTGGATCGTTGTCGAATACGTCTTTCAGGTACTTGGTGAGCACTTCCACCATCAGGCGCGACTGCGCGAATACCAGGGTTTTCAGCCCTGCGCGGATCGCCGTGCGCGCGATGCGGTTGGACTGTGAGCGCGCCGATGCGCGTAGCCCCAAGTCCGGGTTCACCACCGGCGGATTCCACAGCAGCACGTGTTTTTCGCCCACCGGCGCGCCACTTTCGGTAATCGCGGTGACCGGCTGTTCGATCAGCGCGCTCGCGTGTTCCGCAGGATTGCCAATGGTGGCCGAGCACAGGATGAACTGCGGCGACACGCCATAGAACGCACAAACGCGCTGCAAGCGGCGTAGCACATTGGCCACGTGCGAACCGAACACGCCGCGATAGGTGTGTACCTCGTCGATCACCACATAACGCAGGTTTTCGAAGAACTGCGCCCACTTGGTGTGGTGCGGCAGGATGGCCTGATGCAGCATGTCCGGATTGCTCACCACGATATCGCCGTGCAGGCGGATCGCCTGCCGCGCATCGCCGGGCGTGTCGCCGTCAAAGGTGAACGCCTTCACGCCCAGCTCGCCGGCCTGATTGAGTTCCAGCAGCTCCGCCACCTGATCCTGCGCCAACGCCTTGGTCGGAAACAGAAACAATGCCTTGGCGCGCTGACGTATCGCCGCGCTGATCACCGGCAGGGTGTAGCACAGCGATTTGCCCGAGGCCGTAGGCGTGGCAATCACCACGTGCTCGCCGGCAGCGGCGGCATCCCAGGCCTGCGCCTGGTGTGCGTAAAGCTGGCCGATGCCACGCGAACGCAGCGCTTCCGCCAAGGCCGGGGGCATATCACCGGGCAGGGCAGCGAATTGCCCTTCGCGCCCCGGCAACACGAACGAGCCGGTGATGCGGTCGCCATAACGCTTCACCAGCCGCCGCGCCAGTTGATCACCGCCCGATACAGGCGCCGCCAGCGCGCCATCACCGCGCATCGCGCGTTGGGCCAAGGGGTTAGGCAAGGCGTTCATCGGTGCGCTCCGTCCGGGGACGGCATTGCACCTGTGGCGCGTCTCAATCCTTGAGACTTCAGGGATCGAGCGTCTCCCGTTGGGCTCTTCGGTACCAGCCGGCAACGGTGAGGCAACCCTATCCGATAAGCATCGCCACGAAGACAGTCAGGAAGGTAGCGCCGATCGCTCCGCAAATACCGGTGGTCGCCACTACGAATACCTTATGGTGACCCCATCGGTGATACGCGGAGCGGGCGAGCAGCATCAGCGCGATATAGCAGAGCGGCATCTGCAGAAGTTGTGCGTAACCGGACTGACCCTCGAAATCGGAGACGCCTTCGATATGTTTGGTAAGAACGAAGGACGCTACAGCGGATAACGGTATGCCGCTGATGAAACAGCAAATGGTGTACGCGGTTTTCCACGGGTTCTTCTTCGTACTGGGTTCATCGGTCATGGTGTTTCGGTGTCTCTATGAGCGCCTCGCGGGCGGGTAGGCCGGCCCCATGCGCAGGGTACCGGTGGGCGCGTTGGTTTGTCCGGCTGGTGCATAGACCTGGTTGGCTGTGCCCTGGATCATACCCATGGCGGCCGGGAGCAGCAGCCAGACGAACAGCCAACCTGTGGAGGCTATGGGACAGGCCTCAAACGCGCCTTGAGTGGCTATGCTCCATGCGTGGGGCGGGGCTCACTGGGGCACTGGCGAAGGCTCGCACCCGGAGGCACTTAAGTGTTTTCTAAGCTCGGTGCCGGATAATCCCAGCGTATCCGCCGTAGGGTGGAAGGAGTGTCGGGCGAGTGCATATTCTTCTGGTCGAAGACGACGCGCAGCTGGGATCGGCGATCCAGCGCGCACTGGAACGGCTGAGCTACACGGTGTCGTGGCTGCGCGATGGCCGTTCGGCGCTGGTTGCCATGCGTGATCGCACTGCCGATCTGGTGCTGCTGGATCTGGGGCTGCCTGGGCGTGATGGCATCGAGGTGCTGGTGGAGGCGCGACGCGCCCACGTGGAAACGCCGGTACTGGTGATGACGGCGCGTGACGACCTGTCCGCCCGCGTGGATGGGCTCGACGCGGGTGCGGACGATTACCTGACCAAGCCGTTTCACGTCGAAGAACTCGCGGCGCGCATCCGCTCGCTGACGCGGCGCATGCGTGGCCTGTCGGTCAACCGCATCGACGTGGGTGCGCTGAGCCTGGATGTGGGCACGTCGGAAGTGAGTTTTCGTGGCGACGTGGTGGAGCTCACGCGCCGCGAGTTTGCGCTGCTGCAGGCCTTGATGGAAAACGCCGGCAAGCTGGTGCGCCGCGAAAGCCTGGAGAACTCGCTCTACGGGCTGGATCACGTGGTGGGCAACAATGCGTTGGAAGTGCTGGTGCATTCGCTGCGCCGCAAGCTGAGCTTCGAGACGATCCGCAACGTGCGGGGCTTTGGCTACATGATTCCGCAGGACCCCAAGTGAGTCGATCCAGTCTGCGTTCCCGGCTTCGCTGGTTGATCCTTGGCGTCATCGCGCTGGTCTTTGTGCCGCTGGGTATCTACAGCATGCGGCGCACCATCAACGAGGTGAACGAGCTGTCGGACGGACGGCTCGCGCAATCGGCGCGCACGCTGCAGACGCTGGTTGACGACATTGGCCTGCCCGCCTTGCAGCGCCATACCGTCGAGTCGGGCGTGGTGGTGCCGATCACGGCCAAGTCCACGCAGGAACTGGTATTGCACGGCCATACCTACGAATCGGAAGTTGGCTTTCAGATGTTCGACCACAGTGGCCGAACGCTGATGGCCACCGGGAATCTCACCATGTTGCCGCCGCCGGATGCGGCGCACCCCGGCTTCCAGAATGTGCGCCTGGGCCGTTATCGCTGGCGGCTATTCACGCTGCCACCCACGCGGGATGGCGTGGTCGTGCGCGCCGCGGAGCGTTACGACAGCCGTCGCGACATCTCCATGGCCTTGTGGGTCGAACATGCGTTGGCGCCGCTGATCGCGCTGCCGGTGCTGGCGCTGCTGGTGGGCTGGGCGGTGCGGCGTGGTCTGCGGCCGCTAGATGCCCTGGCGGAGAAGTTGTCTGCACGCAAACCCGGCAGCCGCGACACGCTCGATGTGGTCGAGGCGCCGCGCGAACTGGAGCCAGTGCTGGATGCGCTCAACAGCCAGTTCACCCTGCTGGAGGAGGCATTGGAGCGCGAGCGCCGCTTCAGTGCGGACGTAGCGCATGAACTGCGTACGCCGATCGCCTCCACCATGATCAACCTGGAAAACGCCGAGGCCAGCCGCGATACGCGCGAGGCGGATGTGGCCCTGTCGGGTGCGCGCCAAAGCCTTGCCGCATTGGCGCGTCGTGTCGAACAACTGTTGTCGCTGGCGCGGTTGGAAGCCAGCTCGCGTACGGACCAGCACGTGGATGTCGACCTGCTGGCGGTATCGCGCACGGTCATCGAGGAACTGGCGCCGCTCATTGGCGACACGGACGTGGAGCTGGATGTGGCGCTGGCCGACGGGTCGCTAATGGTGCGCGGGAACGAAGTGGCGCTGGCCGCCATGCTGCGCAACCTGCTGGACAACGCGCTGCGCCACGTGCCGGCCGGCGGGTTGGTCAAGCTGACCGTCCAGCGTGAGCAGGACGAGGCGATGATCGATGTGATCGACAACGGCGAGGGCATCCCGCCCGAGCGCCGCGCGGCGGTATTCGCACGCTTCCATCGCGAGGCGAGCAGCCGGGGCGACGGCTACGGTCTGGGCCTTTCCATCGTCCAGCGCGCCGCGCAGATGCATGACGCTTCGATCGAGCTGCTGGATTCGCCGTTTGGGCGCGGCCTGCGCGTGTCCGTACGCCTTCCGCTAAGCCGGATCTGAAACCCGTAACGGCTGACACGTTTCTTTACAAAGAGAACGCTAAGAGATTTTCGGTAGGGTATGGCATCCCCATACCTTGTACGGACCGTCGGTGTTCCTTTCGTTTGCCAAGCCTCATGTCGATGGGTTCTTGCGGCCGTGCAAGGCTGCAGCCGTGCTGTTGGCCGCGTGCATCGCCGGCTGCGCCACCTATCAGGCCAAGCCGCTGCCGGAGCAGGCCTCGTCCGCCTCCTCACTGTCACAACTGCAGGGCTATGACTCGGCCGTGTCGCCGCTGGATATGGCGGCGGTCGAGCGCCTGGTGCTGTTGAACAATCCGGATCTGCGCAGCCAGCATGCGCGTCGGCAGGCGGCGCAAGAACAGCGTAAGCAAGACGGCGTGCTGCCCAACCCCGTGGTGGGCGGCAACGCGGGTTATCTGCTCTCCGGTGTGGGCGATGCCACCGCGTGGACGGCATCGATCAGCCAGGACATCACCTCGCTCATTACCTTGCGCCCCCGCCGCGAAGCGGCCCAGGCGGCCGCCGACGAAGTAGATGCCGGCCTGCTGTGGGAACAGTGGCAGGTCGTGGGCAAGGCGCGCCTGCTGGTGATCGATCTGGTCGAAGGCGAACGGCAGATCGCTCTGCAGCAGCAAGCGCTGGATGCGCTGGCGCAGCGTGAGTCGCGCATCGTCAGCGCAGTGAGCGCGGGCAACATGGAGCGCGTGGCGGTGGCGTCCGATCTGGCCGCCGCGGCCGATGCACGCACCGCGCTGAACGATCTGCAGCGTCGCCAGTTGGATCTGCATCAGCAGCTCAACGCGCTGTTGGGGCTCAAGCCCGACGTGGTCGTGCCGCTGGCGCAGACCTTGCCGCCGCCCAGCGTCGATGCCGCCTCCATCCACGAGCAGTTTGCCGATGTGAGCCGACGCCGGCCGGATCTGGTGGCGCTGCAACTGGGCTATCGCGCGCAGGAGGCGACCTTGCGTGCCGCCGTGCTCGCGCAGTTTCCCGCATTGGCCATCGGCTACGATGCTTCGCAGGACAACAGCAAGGTACGCAACGGCGGCCCGGCGGTGAGCTTCACGTTGCCGCTGTTCGACCACAACCAGCACAACGTGGCCATCGCCAAGGCCACGCGCGAGCAACTGCAGGTGGAATACACCGTGCGCCTCGCCACCTCGCGCGACGAGGTGGATGCGCTGCTGACGCACTACGCGCAACTCGATGTGCAGCGGCAGGCACTGGTGCCCGCCACCGACGATGCCGTGCGCGCTTCCGCGCAGGCAGGTCATGCCGCGCAGGCAGGCCTGTTGGACCTGCGCAACGTGACCGATCTCCATGTTGCTGCGCTCAATCGGCAGCTGGCGCAACTGTCGACCGAGCAAGCCATGCTCGAACAGCAGACTGCGCTGGAACTGTTGGTGGGACGCGGTATGCCGACTGCTCTTGAACAGGATGTAATGGCTCCATGACCCATCGACTGCCATGGATCGCTTCAGCGCTGGCTGCCAGCGTTTTGATGACGTGTTCGCTGACCGCCTGCTCCGGCGCGGAAACCCCCGACGATGCCGCCGTGAGTGCCGCTGTCGTCACCGTGCTACTGAAGCAGGGCAGCGTGCCCGATACAGTGCCCGCCTACGGTACGGCAGGCCCCGCCGCGGACGCGGCGCAAGTGGTGAGTGTGCAGGCGGCCGGTCGCGTGCTGCGTTGGAACGTCACTGCCGGTACATCGGTGAAGCACGGCCAAGCGCTGGCCACGTTCGCGTTGGCGCCGGCATCGGTGGCGGCCTATCAGCAAGCGGTCACGGCGCAGCAGCTGGCGGAGACGCAGCGTGCACACACCGCGCAACTGCTCGCGCAACAACTGGCCACGCGCGACCAGCTCGATCAGGCGGAGAAAGCGCTGCACGATGCGCAGTCCGCGCTGGATGCGCTGGTGCAGCAGCAAGGTCGCAACCCGACCGTGGACGTGACGGCGCCCTTCGATGGCACGGTGGCGACGGTTGACGCGCAGCAAGGCGACAACCTGCAGCCGGGGGCGCCGCTGCTCACGGTGCAACGCGGCGATGGCCTGGTGGTCACGGCAGGTGTAGAGCGCGATGCGTTGGGGCGCGTGCAGATCGGCGCCAAGGCCGAGCTGGTGCCCATCGATGGTGGTGAGTCCATGCACGGCACCGTGCGCCGCGTGGCAAGTACGCTCAATCCGCATACGCACCAGTTGGATGTGGAGATCGTGCCCGACGGCGCACTGATCGGTGGCGAAGGGTTCCGCGCCGACATCGTGGTGGGCCAGTGGCAGGGCTGGCTGTTGCCGCGCGATGCGGTGCAGGGTGATGAAGAGGATCGCCACGTATTCCAGGTGGCGAACGGCAAGGCCAAGAGCGTGCCGGTGAAAGTGCTGGGCGATGCAGGCGACGTGACGGTGGCCAGCGGCGCGCTCGACGCACACCTGCCACTGGTGACGGAAGGCGCCACGCAACTCGATGACGGCATGGTGGTGCACGCGCCGTCGGAGAAAGCGAAGCCATGAGCCTGCCGACGTTGCTGGCGCGGCACGCGCGTGCCATCGTCATCGTGGCTTTCGCGCTGGCCATCGCGGGCTTGGCGAGTTCGTTCACGCTGCCGGTGGGCCTGTTTCCGCAGGTGTCGTTTCCGCGGGTGGTGGTGGATCTCGACGCGGGCGATCGCCCGGCCGACCAGACCGCGCTGTTACTGACGCGACCGGTCGAGGAAGCCATTCGTACCGTGCCCGGTGTTGCGGGCCTGCGTTCGGAAACCACACGCGGGTCGGCGCAGATCTCGGTGGACTTCGGCTGGGGCCGCGACATGATCGCGTCCACGTTGCAGGTCGATTCGGCCATCGCGCGTGTGCTGCCAAGCCTGCCGGCCGGTGCGACGTACAACGTGCGCCGCATGGACCCGACGGTCTATCCGATCATTTCGTATGCGCTGCAATCGGACACGCTGTCGCCGGTGGCGCTGCGCGATCTGGCGCAGTATCAGATCGTGCCGTTGCTGGCCTCGGTGCCGGGCTTGGCGCGCGTCGACGTGCAGGGTGGCGAAACCGCCGAAGTGGAAGTGGAGGCCGATCCGCGCAAGCTGGCGCAGTACGGCCTGAGCCTGGACGATCTCGCCACGGCGGTGAATGGTGCGAACCAGCTCGAAGCGGTCGGACGTCTGCAGGACCGCAACCAGCTCTACCTCGTGGTGGCCGACCATTCACTGCAGCGGCTCGACGCCATCCGCAATATCATC
This genomic window from Dyella terrae contains:
- a CDS encoding DNA-binding domain-containing protein — translated: MSDLRAMQLQLAEALRSPATPNLALLRGDAMADEACRLAVYQHGYRIRLREALATEFPGLSLLAGRRFADLLDDYVAAHPSKHFNIRWHGEGLATFLAATQPWRDHPALAEAARLDWAISVAFDATDHATVDATKLANVSPDAWATMRLQLLPHAQLLHTTCNVDAFRRAADRGSSRPARRRLTRTRPLLIWRPTLDVRYRVVAADELPALQGALNGECFGQLCGREAERHGPSAALPRMATLLGRWLDEGLIGRIHTT
- the bufB gene encoding MNIO family bufferin maturase; amino-acid sequence: MKTIKQPSRDLPYLGFGLGLRVDHYEALLDEPGHVEWLEIVSENYLVPGGRPLRWLERFRERFPLVMHGVSLSIGGTDPLNMAYLDQLAALARHVQPAWISDHLCWTGVNGVNLHDLMPLPYTEEALVHVVDRVRRVQDRLGRRILLENVSSYIRFAQSQLTEWEFLAAVAERADCLILLDINNVHVSAHNHGFSSLDYLDGLPAARVQQFHLAGHEQGGNLLIDTHDAPVVDAVWNLYVEAVRRFGHVSTMIERDDHIPPLAELRAELDHARALANALLQEAA
- the bufA2 gene encoding BufA2 family periplasmic bufferin-type metallophore, whose amino-acid sequence is MKTNKLNGAAMAMMVAGLFAASTMSASAAEKTAGSNAADTASVKCVNSSSCKGHGACKQATNACKGQNACKGQGFTMQKSQSDCDAAQAAVKQA
- a CDS encoding DoxX family protein, whose protein sequence is MRQFIADKASRLLEQLHRVEWVGPLVVRLVFGYFWLETGIAKVHNLDGFTQRFVGWGVPFPAFSAGLSAWTELVGGLLIMLGLFTRLVCIPMLINMAVAVTLVVSANLMSFDDYVEADEIVYSLIFFWLLISGPGKASLDTWVARVLGIRTASGNASIPRLSLYTAAD
- a CDS encoding thioredoxin family protein — translated: MKTNTLRLSFAALGWLLVGSAAAAEVPFNQAQYAQAVATGKPVVVYLHADWCPTCRAQQPIVDRLSKEASLKDVTIFVADFDKETALEKSLKVSQQSTFVVFKQGREVARSTGQTSETAIRAVLEQAL
- a CDS encoding cytochrome c biogenesis CcdA family protein codes for the protein MDFGVGTYALGFLAGMATLLSPCVLPILPILIASALSRHWWGGAMLALGLALSFAFTGTFIATVGASIGLDAGTLRIVAASLMLLFGAVMLLPPLQRAFARFTAQLGNKGQQALGSVRGEGGFSQFLIGLLLGLVWSPCVGPTLGAATTLAAQGRNLTQIALLMLVFGLGAGLPLLVLSTVSGAAVTRMRGALMSIGGVAKSMLGACFVLIGLMVLTGLDRRFEALVLSISPDWLTRLTTSL
- a CDS encoding MarC family protein, translated to MLKDFIQTALLLITGLFPIINPIGSAFIVLSMIPHSTPAERTDLAWRITVNSFAILLVSLLMGAYVLTFFGISIPVLRVAGGLIIAVAGWNLLQKPDEDDSNEKTQDIKKPSPGASLDAKAFYPLTLPLMVGPGSISVAIALGTSSPSTGLASGHFLGVVAALMVLSASIYVCMRFAGSLERWLGTAGTKIVMRLFALVTFCIGMQLLWLGLSALLSSIK
- a CDS encoding ribonuclease H-like domain-containing protein, whose amino-acid sequence is MSALADKLRGLRRQAGVTPPAPTPVPTQPRPALPDNIRQLLGIRQRAQGKPRRNVVTDPASLPGETIAPGLQLCETRSAWPPTPPTFHADFARVDDVIAPERLFLFDTETTGLAGGTGTRAFMIGVGDWHEGAFRERQLLITTLAGEAAMLDCFASWLHPDAVLVSYNGKSYDTPLLKTRFRLLQRACPLEGLAHIDLLHPVRRRWRAAWENCRLATAERQLLQVVREDDLPGSEAPAAWLGFLRGGSAGPLHRVARHNSQDLRSLGGILHHFAVEDDAPTAV